A stretch of Aedes aegypti strain LVP_AGWG chromosome 2, AaegL5.0 Primary Assembly, whole genome shotgun sequence DNA encodes these proteins:
- the LOC5573951 gene encoding uncharacterized protein LOC5573951, producing MFKLFRSVIRLETRWPSASALYSTFRPAEFHFETSDGESGTLIHRFSRHIALTKRDFTDQTRFQFKYSSFYPVYRPDQFLEQLAGISSHDMGKLICMTSDFRGKADIRMYTDVVNALDEECESRVDRAEFRELVGMMHGFMYLLPNKITKLKAYRKAMPRLVEMFGRNVNRKDFMTILFFLGLWKKNAAGSRLMEQFIGDYLGEFLNEEMERMDFVILANALYKTSVRIKDEQFRNRLVEEIATFEDKDMALFVTLVKCARMNRIHSDRIADRFRNLLQGESQSLDFRGLAHLFAYVADNLIKDDTLTELFLGECRAHIEAEILTQPEKSDLLPQNFRAKDLATFLWSCSTLSIALEDLEIDAKDLKDVIFRKIDNDEYRYIPDTLVDTCLSLWLMGHPSVDLMSSIFGDRQMTQHFAKDRAKIESRRDLLLACAEIERPEAFKIISKLPRVRAYQLERPAQDYLVKNRRELQRVHSCLQSVKDKLQIGEIELNLPIRALNIAGLLVRMDNGDIVNLDVLDRAYCLSDRETPSGLMVLKQRLLNKAGVEMHVVNSLQIESDDALTQTLEATIQWSVKARATRESRKAG from the exons atgttcaaactgtTCAGATCGGTAATTCGTCTGGAAACGCGATGGCCATCGGCATCCGCTCTTTATTCCACATTTCGGCCGGCAGAATTCCACTTCGAAACTTCGGACGGCGAAAGCGGCACTCTGATTCATCGTTTCTCCCGTCACATAGCGCTTACAAAGAGGGACTTTACGGACCAGACCCGATTCCAGTTCAAGTACTCGTCGTTCTATCCGGTTTACCGGCCCGATCAGTTCCTGGAACAGTTGGCGGGCATTTCCAGCCATGACATGGGCAAACTGATCTGCATGACGAGCGATTTCCGGGGGAAAGCCGACATCCGGATGTACACCGATGTGGTCAACGCGCTGGACGAAGAATGCGAGTCCCGGGTGGACAGGGCCGAGTTCCGGGAGCTGGTCGGAATGATGCACGGGTTTATGTACCTGCTGCCGAACAAGATTACGAAATTGAAGGCGTACCGGAAGGCGATGCCACGGCTGGTGGAAATGTTCGGCAGGAACGTTAACCGCAAGGACTTCATGACGATTCTGTTCTTTCTGGGGCTGTGGAAGAAGAATGCGGCCGGGAGTCGCCTGATGGAACAGTTTATAGGGGATTATCTGGGGGAGTTTTTGAACGAGGAGATGGAGCGGATGGATTTCGTTATATTGGCCAATGCCTTGTACAAAACCAGCGTGAGGATCAAGGATGAGCAGTTCCGGAATCGCTTGGTAGAGGAAATTGCCACCTTCGAAGACAAGGATATGGCGCTGTTCGTAACGCTGGTTAAATGTGCTCGCATGAACCGAATCCACTCGGATCGGATAGCGGACCGGTTCAGGAATCTGCTGCAGGGTGAATCACAATCCCTGGATTTCAGAGGTCTAGCACATCTGTTTGCCTACGTTGCTGATAATTTGATAAAGGACGACACTCTGACTGAGCTCTTCCTGGGAGAATGCCGGGCGCATATAGAAGCAGAAATTCTCACACAACCGGAGAAAAGCGACTTGCTTCCGCAGAACTTCCGCGCCAAGGATCTGGCCACCTTTCTGTGGAGTTGTTCCACTTTGTCCATCGCACTGGAAGACCTCGAGATAG ATGCAAAAGATCTAAAAGACGTGATATTCCGCAAGATCGACAACGACGAGTACCGCTACATTCCGGACACCTTGGTGGACACGTGCCTTTCGTTGTGGCTTATGGGGCACCCCTCGGTTGACCTCATGTCCAGTATCTTTGGCGATCGTCAGATGACGCAGCACTTTGCCAAAGATCGCGCCAAGATCGAGTCCAGGCGGGATTTGCTGCTGGCTTGCGCCGAAATCGAGCGACCGGAAgcgttcaaaattatttccaaaCTTCCGCGGGTTCGGGCCTATCAGTTGGAACGACCGGCACAGGATTACTTGGTGAAGAATCGCCGGGAGCTACAACGGGTTCACAGTTGTCTGCAGAGCGTGAAGGACAAGCTGCAGATCGGCGAGATCGAGCTTAATTTGCCCATCCGGGCGTTGAACATTGCAGGGCTGCTGGTTAGGATGGATAATGGGGACATTGTTAATTTGGACGTGCTGGATCGAGCATACTGTTTGTCCGACAGGGAGACCCCTTCGGGACTGATGGTCCTGAAACAACGGCTTCTGAACAAAGCTGGTGTTGAAATGCATGTG GTCAACAGTCTGCAGATAGAATCCGACGACGCCCTAACGCAAACCCTGGAAGCCACCATCCAATGGTCAGTCAAAGCCCGCGCCACCAGAGAATCCAGAAAGGCCGGTTAA
- the LOC5573952 gene encoding pyroglutamyl-peptidase 1: protein MVTSTIYVTGFGPFAGHEERNASWEAVKLLPDSYQHKDTTYRVKKLEIPVTYEAVDAVVPKIWNDNPTLVIHVGVHGRIDSINLEKCSYSSGYCRPDFANRCLPCDKISLNSATEEGKCELLETNLDVDAIARELDAVKCCCSREVGSYLCGYIYLKSLDVDRDRTLFIHVPDIGKPYSSEQTKDAIYQVMDRCIRQLDSKGLL, encoded by the exons ATGGTGACCAGCACCATCTACGTGACCGGATTCGGTCCGTTCGCCGGCCACGAAGAACGCAACGCCAGCTGGGAGGCGGTCAAGCTCCTCCCCGACTCGTACCAGCACAAGGACACGACATATCGAGTGAAAAAGCTGGAAATACCTGTTACATACGAAGCCGTCGATGCCGTAGTGCCGAAGATCTGGAACGACAATCCTACG CTGGTCATCCACGTCGGTGTCCACGGTCGGATTGATTCGATCAATCTGGAAAAGTGCTCCTACTCGTCGGGTTATTGCCGACCGGACTTTGCCAACAGATGTTTACCGTGCGATAAGATATCGCTGAACAGTGCCACCGAGGAGGGCAAGTGTGAACTTCTCGAGACCAATTTGGACGTGGATGCGATTGCTCGGGAACTGGACGCGGTCAAGTGCTGCTGCTCGCGGGAAGTCGGCAGCTACCTGTGCGGATATATCTACCTCAAATCGTTGGACGTCGACCGGGACCGGACGTTGTTCATCCACGTGCCGGACATCGGCAAGCCGTACAGCTCGGAACAGACCAAGGATGCCATCTACCAGGTGATGGACCGGTGCATCCGACAACTGGACTCGAAGGGATTGCTTTAG